TGCAGCGCGAACAGCGTGTCGTCGCCGCCACGGCCGACGCCCGAACCGGGGTGGAAGTGGGTGCCGCGCTGGCGGACCAGGATCTCACCCGCGTTGACGACCTGACCGCCGAAGCGCTTCACGCCGAGCCGCTGGGCGTTCGAGTCGCGACCGTTCCGGGTGGACGATGCGCCCTTCTTGTGTGCCATCTCTCCTCAGTCCCTTACTTCGCAGCCGTGGGGATCTCAGTGACCTTGATCGCCGTGTACTGCTGGCGGTGGCCCTGACGACGGCGGTAGCCGGTCTTGTTCTTGTAGCGCAGAATGTCGATCTTCTGGCCCTTGTGGTGGTCCACGACCTCGGCCTGGACCTTGATGCCGGCCAGCACCCACGGGTCGCTGGTCACAGCGTCGCCGTCGACAACGAGCAGGGTCGAGAGCTCGACCGTGTCGCCAACCTTGGCAGTGGAAATCTTGTCAACCTCAACGATGTCG
Above is a genomic segment from Streptomyces sp. SLBN-31 containing:
- the rpmA gene encoding 50S ribosomal protein L27, translated to MAHKKGASSTRNGRDSNAQRLGVKRFGGQVVNAGEILVRQRGTHFHPGSGVGRGGDDTLFALQAGAVEFGTFRGRKVVNIVPVA
- the rplU gene encoding 50S ribosomal protein L21, with amino-acid sequence MYAIVRSGGRQHKVAVGDIVEVDKISTAKVGDTVELSTLLVVDGDAVTSDPWVLAGIKVQAEVVDHHKGQKIDILRYKNKTGYRRRQGHRQQYTAIKVTEIPTAAK